The Sulfolobus islandicus Y.N.15.51 sequence CCCTCGTCTCCTATTATCATATAATAAATTTGCGAAATCTATACCATAATTCTCATTAGCCTCAATAATCCACTCATAATCTTTTTCAAATCCGTCAAAAGATTCAATGAAATCTAAGGCGCCCTTGCGCCCATATATTATTATATCGATATCAGAATTGTTGTGATAATTATCTAGTAAAATAGATCCAGTAACACCTACATTATTTACTCTTACGTATTCTTCTATAAAATTAATAAGAGTATAGATTATATTATCCCTAGCACTTTTCTTTAGTATCTCTTGTAATCTTTCTTCAGGTTTTAAATGTCTAGAAATATTAGATAGAAGAACTATAGGAAAGGATGCATCATAACAACTCTCAAAACTAAACATTTGATTAATCTTAATAAGATTATGGACACCATATTTCTTAAATATCCTCTCATATCCTTTCCAAAGACCTTTACCGGTATAAACATATTTCAAATAAGCAAAAACATAACCGGGGGGATTATAGTTAGTTAAAATGGTATATACATTGCCCTCTTTATCGATTATAATGTCTCTATCAAAGAAATAATCTCTTCCCATTCTTTCAACCTCACAAACGAGATTGGAGTCCCACTGCTATCCAACATGTTAATATAATGACGTAAAATTCCACCAAAGTATGCATTAGCAATAAACGCTGCACCGACTGCAGCCTCTTTAAACTTAAATTCATATTTCTCACCAATCTCTAAAGAATTCTTATTATATCCAGATACTATAATTGGTAACTTATACTTCTTACTATGCCATTCCACTACAATCCTAACAAGCTCTAAATTCCTACCAACACTATAAACAGTTGACTTATCAATCCTAGAATATTTATGAAGAAGATAAGCTATCTCTCCATCTAAGCCAGATAAATATGTCCCACCATAGCCATCAACAATTTTACCGTTAATAACGATAACAATTGCTGCAAATCTTCTTCCCATTTCAACTAGAATAAAATCATCTAGTTTAAGATAAACCCTATAGAAAAACGCAGAAGCAACTTTGTCTGCAGTACCCTTATCTATGACGTTTATCTTCCTTTCATGAGGTACACTGTCTAGCTCAATTACTGAGGGAATCGTAAAAGAATTGTATAAAGGCAAATATTGCTTTGAAGCTAATAGAAAATCCCTTAAAGGACCGTGAGATAATGGATCTTTTAGCGTAAGAAGAAATATTTCTCTATTGTCAATTTTTCTAATGTTATAAAAAGGTAAACCATGACCAGAAGGTAAAGCCACTGCTTTAGGTCTATAATCCGCTATCAATTTAGCTAAAATTATAGCGTTTTTCTCTACAAGATCTGTAGGTATCTCAAAATATTTAACCAAATTCCCCATCTCATCAACAAAGGCAAAAGCGTAACTTTCACTACCTGGATCAATACCGATATAAATCATCAGTGGCTGCCTCGCCATATCATTATTTCAAAACGGCTTTTCATCATCATCAAAATCAAGATAGTGCAACACAAATATATAAAGCATAGTATTCTGACACCTTACCTAAGGCTTTATATCACCTTGATATATAAACTAAGAATCTTCAACGCGCCGCGGCCGGGATTTGAACCCGGGTCAGGGGCTCGACAGGCCCCCATCCTAGACCACTAGACTACCGCGGCAATTTCACGTATGCATGAGTATCTACTAATAACTTACTTAAAAAGCCTTCGCTCGTTGAAATCCTCAGATAATATATAATAAATTAAATGAAATGGTAGCGGGGCCTGGATTTGAACCAGGGACCTCGGGGTTTCCCAACGCGTGCTTTAAAGAGTATATGAGCCCCGCGGCCTTACCAGGCTAGCCCACCCCGCTATTCTACCCCGCTATTTTAAGATATAATTTGTAGTACCTTTAAAGTTATTGTTATCCTTTCCGCTAGAATAACTTACTCAAACTTAATTCTTGAGCTATTCGTGTCTTCATTATAAATTCATAGCTATCTAAATAATAAGATAGAGTTACTTATGCACCAAATAAAAATATGCTACAACTATCAAGAAGATAGCGAAAAGAGGGCCACGTTTAATCCTCACGAAAATATTTATTAAATAAAAATGTCATTACATTTTTAGCTCATGAGTTATTAAGCAGTTATGAAGGAGTAATTGTTAGTTTATCGCCAGAAAGAGTGCCAACAGTCTTAAGAGGAATGATACCAGCTATAATGATAGGAAGGGCTAAAGCGTTATCTATTTAATAAACAGGGACCAAATACGATGCGTACAAAACACTTTCAAAAATTGGTAAAAAGAAGGCCTTATTAGAAAAAGTTCAACTTAATGTCACTCCAGAAAATGAGACTATAAGACTAGCAGTATCTGTTGGGAAATTAGTTATTAATAATCAGACTAAAGCCAAGATTTGTTAGGACATGATTTACTAGTAACAACTAAAGATGATTACGTCATTTACGCTGGTAGAGTCAATCCTAATTAGACTAGAGTAGTTGTAGGGCAAGGAGGCTATGCTGCTACTAAAATACATAGGCAAAAAGTTCTACACAAGAATTCAGGGAATACTTAGAAACACATTAAATACTATAGCTCCGTTCCTTCTTTTTTATTACTTAGAAATTTATTTAGAAATTTATCACTATATTATCTATTAAATTTCTCTTTGCAATTTTATTCTATCGAGTCCAGTTTTCTCACTATATAAGTAGATAATTAAGAATGCTCTTTTTCCAGTTACAAGGTAAATATTGACATACAAGAAAAGCACCATAAGTTGTACTTAAACTAGATCGTAGGATGATCTAGGGATTCTCTACATCGAGTCTATTTAACTGAGGAGTTTAAGGGCTTAAGGAATCACTTTAACTTTTTCGTCGAGGTTCATGAAATAACTCATAATATTAAGGATCTTTTTACGTCTAATCATATGCCTCTTCGGATGAACTAAATCATGCTCTAAAATCAAGAATAACATATAAAGAAATCTTTCTACGATGAGATTTAAATAGTGGAAAATACAATAGGGATTTTGGCCTTAGACTGAATAGAAGCAATTAACACTTTGTTACAGTTATACTAATTGGAAATATAATCAAAATAATAGAAATTTATAAGCGCCGGGGACGGGATTTGAACCCGTGCGGGGAAACCCCCACTGGCTCTCCAGGCCAGCCCCTTAGTCCGCTCGGGCACCCCGGCACTCTATATATTATATAGAAGGGTAAAAAGGTTTATATTAATTGTATCTCGATGTAAACATCTTCTGGTACTCTGACTCTCATTAATTGTCTCATTACACGTTCGTCTGCTGCAATATCTATTAATCTTTTATGTACTCTCATCTCCCATTTTTCCCACTTTTTCCTTCCTTCTCCATGAGGAAGTCTCATTATTGGAACTTCCAGTTTGCTAGTTGGTAATGGTATCGGACCCCTCATTTCTATTCCTGTTTTCTCAACGATACCCCTTATTTGTGTTATAACATAGTTTAAATTCTCCACGTTAGTACTCCATAAGCGAATTCTAGCTTTTGTAGGCATAAAACCACCAATAAAAAATTAAATTATTATTTGATTTCTACTTTGGCTGGTTTTACATCAACAATTATACCGACTCCAACAGTCTTACCCATATCTCTCATTGCGAATCTGCCTAGTGGTGGAAACTCATTATACTTCTCTACACATAATGGTTTGATTGGTTTAAATTTGACTATTGCTACATCTCCTTGTTTTAGGAACTGTGGGTTCTTTTCTGCCTCTTGACCAGTTCTCGGATCTAATTTAGACACTAATTCTGAAACCCTACATGCTACACTTGCAGTATGAACGTGAAGTACTGGTGTATAACCATTTGCCAATGCCGTAGGATGCCATACTACTATTATTCTTGCAGTGAATTCATCAGCAACAGTAGGTGGATTATTTGGATGACCTACAACATCTCCTCTCTTTATATCTTTCTTTTCAACACCTCTAACGTTAAATCCAATATTGTCACCTGGTTCCGCTTTATCCATCTTAGTATGATGAGTCTCTATGGATCTAACTTCACCTACTTTGCCCGCTGGCATAAATACGATCTTATCACCGACCTTTAACACTCCACTTTCTACTCTACCTACTGGTACAGTACCTACTCCGGATATAGAGTAGACGTCTTGAATTGGAATTCTTAATGGTTTGTCTACTGGTTTTGGTGGTAACTCTAGCTGATCTAAATACTCTTCCAAGGTAGGACCGTTATACCACTTCATATTTTCTGATTTATGAGTTATATTATCGCCACTGGGTGCAACTACTGGTACAAATCTAACCTTATTTGTATTAAAACCATAACTTCTCATAAATTTGCTGACTTGATCAACAATCTCCTTATAACGTTTTTCATCATACGGTGGTTCTGTTAAGTCCATTTTGTTTACTGCCACAATTAATTGATCTAGACCCATGGTCTTGGCTAGAATTATATGCTCTCTTGTTTGCCCTTCTACGCTCATTCCAGCTTCATATTCACCTTTCTTAGCAGAAACTACTAGAATTGCAGCATCTGCTTGGCTTGCACCAGTTATCATGTTCTTTACGAAGTCTCTATGGCCAGGAGCATCAATTATTGTAAAGAAGTATTTCTTAGTTTCAAATCTCATGAACGTTAGATTTATTGTTACACCTCTTTCTCTTTCCTCTTTTAATCTATCTAGTAGGAATGCAAACTTCTCAGATTCTTTACCTAACTTTTTGGCAGCCTCTTCTGCTTCCTTTACTGTTTTTTCGTCTATGAAACCTCTATCCATTAGTAGCCTTCCCACTAATGTACTTTTACCGTGATCGATGTGACCTATTACTATTAAATTAAGGTGAGGCTTTTGAGACATTTATAACACTCTCTTAACCGATATAGTGATAGAGTTAATAAAAGTTTACCTTGAGCTTAAGGCTATTCTTTCTATCTCTTCTTTTCTTTTAATTGCAAAACTCTTGGGGTCATTATTTGCTGCAGCGATTATTTCTTCCGCTAATACTTCTTCAATAGGTTTTGGATTATTGAATGATGAATCCTTGGCACCAGTAGCAATATGCCTTAAGGCTAAGTCTATTCTTCTTTGTGGAGCTACGTCTACTGCAACATAATACACTATACCACCATACATTATTCTCGTAACTTCTTCTCTAGGTGCACTATTTTCTATGGCTCTAACTAATACTTGTATTGGATTTTGACCAGTTTTTAAATAAATTATGTCAAATGCCAATTTTACAATATTATACGCTAAATGTTTCTTTCCTTTATTTCTACCGGGTCTCATTATTTGATTTATTAACCTCTCAACTATTGGAACCTTAGCCTTACCAAATCTTCTATGTTCATGCCTACCTCCGGTATGAGGTAAATAAACTGGCATTAGAGAAATGTACTTCTTTAGGCTAGGGTCTCTGATTTCAACTTTAGTATCCCACTTACTAAATACTTTGATATCTAATTGTAAGTTCTCTAAGGACATCTATTTGTTACCTCTTAATGGTATCTATGATTTGGATATTTAAATTTATGATACATAAGTATATGCAGTGTATACGTGATGAGTCTTCAGCCAATTAAGGACGAGGATTATATAAAAGTTAATTCCGTTGATGCGTTCTTTATGCCTCTTCATGGTATACCAACTATAGTATGCTATTTAGAAGATGGAAGACAATTTTATCTATTTAGTGTACCCGCAGAAATCGTTATAGCAATAAATAAAACAAAAGGAAATAAAGAGGAGGAGTTTGGCGATAAAAGAGAAAATATATATGATATTATCTCATTTATCCCTGAAATTATGGAAGAGTTTTCTAAGCATATAGAAAAAGTTGTAATAGATGATATGATAAGAGATACGGGAGTTTATGTTGCTACAGTTGAGTTTAAATTTGATGGTGTGATAATTCAGAAAAGAATGATACCAAGTCATGCAATATTTCTTGCTATAATTTCGAATAAACCAATTTTTGTCAAGAAAGGGTTAGTTGATGAACAAGAAAAAGAAAGTAGAGAAGGTCAACAAAAATTTTAAAATTACCCATCTTACTTTTTATATTTATAAATAGATAGTAGCCTATTATCTATAAAATCTATTTATAAAATATTTATCTAACTGGCTTTTGCTTCTTGCCTTTATATAACGCGTCTAAAGATACACCATTTACCATTATAACTTTGTATCTCACTCCAGGCAAGTCACCCATCGATCTACCTAATGTACCTCCAATTCCGGTAATTACGACTTCATCATGTTCATCAATGAAATTAACACCACCGTCCCCGGGTACGAATGCAGTAACAACTCTACCATTTCTCACTAACTGAACTCTTACACACTTTCTAACCGCTGAATTTGGCTGCCTTGATTCTATTCCTACTTTTTCTAAAACTATTCCTCTCGCCATTGGCGCTCCTCCTAAAGGATCGTATTTTTCCTTTAACTTTAGTATCTTGGTCTTATACTTTCTTTGACTCCTTCTGAATTTTAACCTTTTTAGCCTTAATTTCCTAGCCGCGTATATTCCCTTAGGTGATTTACTCTTACTCACTTTCTCCAACCCCTTAAACTATTACTACATTATCAATATCCATATACCTCTTTAAAATTAGCTTTGCTCTTGCAACATTCCTTCCATTCTTACCTATTGCCAATCCTTTATCTTGAGGATCTATACTAATATATACTGACTTTTTAGAACTAGTATTTACTACTTTTACGCTTCTAACTCTAGCTGGACTCATCAAATTTTTTACTAGTTCTTCTAAATTATCACTATAGGCCACTAATTCTATATCTTTACCTATGATTTTCCTTAACTTCTTAACATTAATACCGCTTTTACCTATTGCAACTCCCATATCTTTTGAATCGACTAGAAATATTATCCTATTATTTTCATTATCGATTATACAATCCCTTACGTTGGCTCTCGTTACTTCTTGAAACAGAGAAATATAACGTATTTCCTCTGGAGTTAATTTAATTTCTGGCAGAAAAAATCACCTCTCCTTTATAATATCCAAAATTTTGGAATTTCCCTCATCAATAATGCTTATTGTGGAAATCATAAATGGTTTGCCACATAGTGTTCCAAGATCCCAACCACTACCTTTATACTCATATACGGGTACGTTAGATAGCTTTGCATAATGCAATATATCTTGCTTAAGATCTCCTCTTAATGTTGATGCGACAATTACCATCTTCACTTTACTTAATTTTATGTATTTTATAGCTCTCTTGGCACCAAAAATAACTTTACCCGTCTTTAAAAGAGATTTCAACTCTCCTTCAAATGAAACTTGTTGTTCTGACACTTTTTATCACCTTAATATCGGCCTCATTGTTAATTCAACCATTCCGGTACCTAGTTTAATCGGATGGCCAATTATAATGTTTTCTACTACACCTTTAAATTCTTCTACATCTCCTCTAGCTGCAGCATCCAAAAGGTGTTTTACAGTAACCTCAAATGCGGCTCTTGCCAACACACTATTCTTCTCCCCAGTTACACCATGCCTACCTATCTGTCTTACGACACCTGTTCTAGTCATCACATCCGCAACCAGCAATATGTGTCTCATGTCAACATCCAAACCTTGTTCTGCTAATACTTTACTAATTTCTCTAATTATAATTTCCCTTGCAGCCTCTATTCCAAATACCTCCTCGATCTCACGAATATTATTAGTTTCTACTTTGGCAATATCAACTCCTTTCACACTTAGAACACCAGATAGATTTGAACCATCTGTTAGAATAATATATTCATCGCCTTTTTTCTGAACTATTGCACGTTTTATTCCCTTTATTCCCTTTATTTTAGTATTAAGTATCTTATCCCTTAATTTAAACAGTGCAGCTATACTATCTATATTAGCGAAACTTATATTTAATGTATTACCCTCAGATTCATCTATCACAAATTCTCCTAATTTCAATCTATTTATAGCTTTTTTAACGTCGTCTACAGTAACGCCTTTGTCTTTAAGCATTTCATTATCAAGTTGGAGAATAATCGACATTGAAGCTATATCAATACTTGTTGAACTAACTACATTCTCTATTTTTGTATACTCTAATTTTCTAGCAACTTCTAACGCTTTTTCCTTATCGTGTTTGTATTCATCAGTCAAATAAATGGTCATCATTGGAGTTGATGGAACTTTTTTTGCGTCTACAATTTCTATTAGTCTTGGAAGGCCTAACGTTACGTTCAACTCTCTTATACCCGCAAAATGAAAAGTCCTTAATGTCATTTGTGTACCTGGCTCTCCTACTGATTGTGCGGCGACAATTCCAATAGCCTCTCCTGGAGCTATTAGTCCTTCACTATACTCTTTAATAGCCAAATCGAAGATTTTGTCAATTTCATCTCTAGTAACCAGTACTTCCTTGTTAGATATCAAATTTTTCAAATCTTCCACAATTTTTTGAGGAAGAATGTTGGAAGCCTGTTTCACTTTCTCTTCTAAATAAGATTTATCCTTTTCATCAATCACGTTTTCCACCCCACGACTCTTTCAAATATCCTGTTTACATCTACCGTTTTACCATGAGCTGAATACATGGGAAATACACCATCATCGCCATACGCTACTTGAATAACTTCGCCATATAAACTTCTTACAGTCCCATCATAT is a genomic window containing:
- a CDS encoding nucleotidyltransferase yields the protein MGRDYFFDRDIIIDKEGNVYTILTNYNPPGYVFAYLKYVYTGKGLWKGYERIFKKYGVHNLIKINQMFSFESCYDASFPIVLLSNISRHLKPEERLQEILKKSARDNIIYTLINFIEEYVRVNNVGVTGSILLDNYHNNSDIDIIIYGRKGALDFIESFDGFEKDYEWIIEANENYGIDFANLLYDNRRRGIYKGMKISVLFADDKPWRYCNDVCKKVGKVRFRAHISGDYEALIYPSIAYVLGNNEYNVSKIISYEGIFSSVLFGERQAEIEGLLMRCEKENVVIVGDRDVRGFIRPL
- a CDS encoding DUF1464 family protein, translated to MIYIGIDPGSESYAFAFVDEMGNLVKYFEIPTDLVEKNAIILAKLIADYRPKAVALPSGHGLPFYNIRKIDNREIFLLTLKDPLSHGPLRDFLLASKQYLPLYNSFTIPSVIELDSVPHERKINVIDKGTADKVASAFFYRVYLKLDDFILVEMGRRFAAIVIVINGKIVDGYGGTYLSGLDGEIAYLLHKYSRIDKSTVYSVGRNLELVRIVVEWHSKKYKLPIIVSGYNKNSLEIGEKYEFKFKEAAVGAAFIANAYFGGILRHYINMLDSSGTPISFVRLKEWEEIISLIETL
- the rpsJ gene encoding 30S ribosomal protein S10 translates to MPTKARIRLWSTNVENLNYVITQIRGIVEKTGIEMRGPIPLPTSKLEVPIMRLPHGEGRKKWEKWEMRVHKRLIDIAADERVMRQLMRVRVPEDVYIEIQLI
- the tuf gene encoding translation elongation factor EF-1 subunit alpha, which produces MSQKPHLNLIVIGHIDHGKSTLVGRLLMDRGFIDEKTVKEAEEAAKKLGKESEKFAFLLDRLKEERERGVTINLTFMRFETKKYFFTIIDAPGHRDFVKNMITGASQADAAILVVSAKKGEYEAGMSVEGQTREHIILAKTMGLDQLIVAVNKMDLTEPPYDEKRYKEIVDQVSKFMRSYGFNTNKVRFVPVVAPSGDNITHKSENMKWYNGPTLEEYLDQLELPPKPVDKPLRIPIQDVYSISGVGTVPVGRVESGVLKVGDKIVFMPAGKVGEVRSIETHHTKMDKAEPGDNIGFNVRGVEKKDIKRGDVVGHPNNPPTVADEFTARIIVVWHPTALANGYTPVLHVHTASVACRVSELVSKLDPRTGQEAEKNPQFLKQGDVAIVKFKPIKPLCVEKYNEFPPLGRFAMRDMGKTVGVGIIVDVKPAKVEIK
- a CDS encoding 30S ribosomal protein S7, with the translated sequence MSLENLQLDIKVFSKWDTKVEIRDPSLKKYISLMPVYLPHTGGRHEHRRFGKAKVPIVERLINQIMRPGRNKGKKHLAYNIVKLAFDIIYLKTGQNPIQVLVRAIENSAPREEVTRIMYGGIVYYVAVDVAPQRRIDLALRHIATGAKDSSFNNPKPIEEVLAEEIIAAANNDPKSFAIKRKEEIERIALSSR
- a CDS encoding bifunctional nuclease family protein, yielding MSLQPIKDEDYIKVNSVDAFFMPLHGIPTIVCYLEDGRQFYLFSVPAEIVIAINKTKGNKEEEFGDKRENIYDIISFIPEIMEEFSKHIEKVVIDDMIRDTGVYVATVEFKFDGVIIQKRMIPSHAIFLAIISNKPIFVKKGLVDEQEKESREGQQKF
- a CDS encoding 30S ribosomal protein S12 — protein: MSKSKSPKGIYAARKLRLKRLKFRRSQRKYKTKILKLKEKYDPLGGAPMARGIVLEKVGIESRQPNSAVRKCVRVQLVRNGRVVTAFVPGDGGVNFIDEHDEVVITGIGGTLGRSMGDLPGVRYKVIMVNGVSLDALYKGKKQKPVR
- a CDS encoding NusA-like transcription termination signal-binding factor, with the protein product MPEIKLTPEEIRYISLFQEVTRANVRDCIIDNENNRIIFLVDSKDMGVAIGKSGINVKKLRKIIGKDIELVAYSDNLEELVKNLMSPARVRSVKVVNTSSKKSVYISIDPQDKGLAIGKNGRNVARAKLILKRYMDIDNVVIV
- a CDS encoding 50S ribosomal protein L30e — translated: MSEQQVSFEGELKSLLKTGKVIFGAKRAIKYIKLSKVKMVIVASTLRGDLKQDILHYAKLSNVPVYEYKGSGWDLGTLCGKPFMISTISIIDEGNSKILDIIKER
- the rpoA2 gene encoding DNA-directed RNA polymerase subunit A'', producing MIDEKDKSYLEEKVKQASNILPQKIVEDLKNLISNKEVLVTRDEIDKIFDLAIKEYSEGLIAPGEAIGIVAAQSVGEPGTQMTLRTFHFAGIRELNVTLGLPRLIEIVDAKKVPSTPMMTIYLTDEYKHDKEKALEVARKLEYTKIENVVSSTSIDIASMSIILQLDNEMLKDKGVTVDDVKKAINRLKLGEFVIDESEGNTLNISFANIDSIAALFKLRDKILNTKIKGIKGIKRAIVQKKGDEYIILTDGSNLSGVLSVKGVDIAKVETNNIREIEEVFGIEAAREIIIREISKVLAEQGLDVDMRHILLVADVMTRTGVVRQIGRHGVTGEKNSVLARAAFEVTVKHLLDAAARGDVEEFKGVVENIIIGHPIKLGTGMVELTMRPILR